The Syngnathus typhle isolate RoL2023-S1 ecotype Sweden linkage group LG6, RoL_Styp_1.0, whole genome shotgun sequence genome has a window encoding:
- the LOC133156063 gene encoding mRNA decay activator protein ZFP36L1-like isoform X1, translated as MPSYQLDQFAGLDEMMCKQFQSLDLRGQDSQSSALSLAMKTPGYIGRQRSCDPSLSLCTGPLDNDDLSTTILGHRPESNQASLLLNSTQWRKQRFLSQRSVSMVETSSVTAASLGWPDSDMKDPQEGISSTLLNPSMSSSTSSTTTRYKTELCRSFTENGTCKYGGKCQFAHGVEELRDLSRHPKYKTEPCRTFHTIGFCPYGIRCHFVHNNEEEKNHMSRSSSSSSFAPLSLPSARSHRVPLIRQSVSFAGFPSAPQQSLPPHPPPASFSRAPSISPPCADITNLLSNVFLEMDSTTFEASPTPQYQPFAAANPRSPFLPSPDSGCSPSGLSPSASPSLTESPGASTFFSRSLGTRSLSYTSLSDQEQDGSNSPSSLNEAESCSGINDGKRLAVFSQLSVPEDTAGLSL; from the exons ATGCCGTCTTACCAACTCGACCAGTTCGCTGGCCTGGACGAGATGATGTGCAAG CAATTCCAGAGTCTTGACCTGAGAGGACAGGACAGTCAGTCGTCAGCCCTCAGCTTAGCCATGAAGACACCAGGCTACATTGGACGGCAACGTAGCTGTGATCCATCTTTGTCTCTCTGCACCGGTCCGCTAGACAATGACGATCTGTCCACCACTATTTTGGGGCATCGACCAGAGAGCAACCAGGCTTCCCTTCTTCTTAATTCCACCCAATGGCGAAAGCAACGCTTCCTATCTCAGCGCTCAGTCAGCATGGTAGAGACCTCCAGTGTCACAGCAGCAAGTCTTGGCTGGCCTGATTCAGATATGAAAGACCCTCAAGAAGGCATCAGCTCCACACTGCTGAACCCCAGCATGTCTTCATCTACTTCCTCCACCACGACCCGTTACAAGACAGAACTGTGTCGTTCCTTCACAGAGAACGGGACGTGCAAGTATGGCGGCAAATGCCAGTTCGCCCATGGCGTTGAGGAGCTGCGGGACCTCAGCAGGCATCCGAAATACAAAACTGAACCCTGCCGCACCTTCCACACCATCGGCTTCTGCCCTTATGGTATCCGCTGCCACTTTGTTCACAAcaatgaggaggaaaaaaatcatatgtctcgctcctcttcttcctcaagcTTTGCACCGCTGTCTCTTCCCTCTGCACGCTCCCATAGAGTCCCACTGATCAGACAGAGCGTCAGCTTTGCAGGATTTCCCTCTGCTCCCCAACAAAgccttcctcctcatcctcccccTGCCTCTTTCTCACGAGCGCCATCTATCTCACCTCCTTGTGCCGATATCACCAATCTTCTCTCTAACGTCTTCTTGGAGATGGACTCTACTACCTTCGAGGCCTCCCCTACCCCCCAGTATCAACCCTTCGCTGCTGCAAATCCACGCtctcccttcctgccttccccAGACTCTGGCTGTTCCCCGTCTGGGTTGTCTCCATCTGCATCTCCATCCCTGACGGAGAGCCCCGGCGCATCTACGTTCTTTTCGCGGTCGCTCGGCACAAGATCCCTGTCCTATACCTCCCTTTCAGATCAGGAACAGGACGGGAGCAACTCTCCCAGCTCGCTTAATGAAGCGGAGTCCTGCAGCGGGATCAATGATGGAAAACGCCTCGCCGTGTTCAGTCAGCTCTCAGTTCCTGAGGATACTGCTGGACTCAGCCTTTAG
- the LOC133156063 gene encoding mRNA decay activator protein ZFP36L1-like isoform X2 yields MKTPGYIGRQRSCDPSLSLCTGPLDNDDLSTTILGHRPESNQASLLLNSTQWRKQRFLSQRSVSMVETSSVTAASLGWPDSDMKDPQEGISSTLLNPSMSSSTSSTTTRYKTELCRSFTENGTCKYGGKCQFAHGVEELRDLSRHPKYKTEPCRTFHTIGFCPYGIRCHFVHNNEEEKNHMSRSSSSSSFAPLSLPSARSHRVPLIRQSVSFAGFPSAPQQSLPPHPPPASFSRAPSISPPCADITNLLSNVFLEMDSTTFEASPTPQYQPFAAANPRSPFLPSPDSGCSPSGLSPSASPSLTESPGASTFFSRSLGTRSLSYTSLSDQEQDGSNSPSSLNEAESCSGINDGKRLAVFSQLSVPEDTAGLSL; encoded by the coding sequence ATGAAGACACCAGGCTACATTGGACGGCAACGTAGCTGTGATCCATCTTTGTCTCTCTGCACCGGTCCGCTAGACAATGACGATCTGTCCACCACTATTTTGGGGCATCGACCAGAGAGCAACCAGGCTTCCCTTCTTCTTAATTCCACCCAATGGCGAAAGCAACGCTTCCTATCTCAGCGCTCAGTCAGCATGGTAGAGACCTCCAGTGTCACAGCAGCAAGTCTTGGCTGGCCTGATTCAGATATGAAAGACCCTCAAGAAGGCATCAGCTCCACACTGCTGAACCCCAGCATGTCTTCATCTACTTCCTCCACCACGACCCGTTACAAGACAGAACTGTGTCGTTCCTTCACAGAGAACGGGACGTGCAAGTATGGCGGCAAATGCCAGTTCGCCCATGGCGTTGAGGAGCTGCGGGACCTCAGCAGGCATCCGAAATACAAAACTGAACCCTGCCGCACCTTCCACACCATCGGCTTCTGCCCTTATGGTATCCGCTGCCACTTTGTTCACAAcaatgaggaggaaaaaaatcatatgtctcgctcctcttcttcctcaagcTTTGCACCGCTGTCTCTTCCCTCTGCACGCTCCCATAGAGTCCCACTGATCAGACAGAGCGTCAGCTTTGCAGGATTTCCCTCTGCTCCCCAACAAAgccttcctcctcatcctcccccTGCCTCTTTCTCACGAGCGCCATCTATCTCACCTCCTTGTGCCGATATCACCAATCTTCTCTCTAACGTCTTCTTGGAGATGGACTCTACTACCTTCGAGGCCTCCCCTACCCCCCAGTATCAACCCTTCGCTGCTGCAAATCCACGCtctcccttcctgccttccccAGACTCTGGCTGTTCCCCGTCTGGGTTGTCTCCATCTGCATCTCCATCCCTGACGGAGAGCCCCGGCGCATCTACGTTCTTTTCGCGGTCGCTCGGCACAAGATCCCTGTCCTATACCTCCCTTTCAGATCAGGAACAGGACGGGAGCAACTCTCCCAGCTCGCTTAATGAAGCGGAGTCCTGCAGCGGGATCAATGATGGAAAACGCCTCGCCGTGTTCAGTCAGCTCTCAGTTCCTGAGGATACTGCTGGACTCAGCCTTTAG